In Spinacia oleracea cultivar Varoflay chromosome 5, BTI_SOV_V1, whole genome shotgun sequence, a single window of DNA contains:
- the LOC110805871 gene encoding nuclear transport factor 2, translating into MATPYMTAPQVGSYFVTQYYSMLQQRPEFVHQLYSDASTMLRIDGHTRETATAMLQIHTLVMSMRFTSIEIKTAHSLESWNGGVIVMVTGSVQIRDFSGKKKFAQTFFLAPQEKGFFVLNDVFHFIEEDQIHPYPASLMGQTNLNVKLNTSSPIPEAVPNYMINGGMQARDYIPSGEIKENGAVDTYSMPEQRLQQAPEVENILEVSSREQANSFLESPINPIQEIPPSQIEESVDEPQKHTYASILRAAKAQSAVSTALPSSSNKAVAASEWQQQTQQSAVQQAQQQTNTTHVANENFMSDMGEEVSAIEDRAEIKSVYVRNLLPNVSASELEEEFMKFGQLTGEGVAIRRLKDTDVCYAFVEFEDIDAVQSAIKAGSVQIAGRQVYIEERRANSSFARGRRGRGRATYQPDASRGRFGGRSYSRGGGGQVGEFNRPRGNGYYRQTSRQDKGYSTTQSISE; encoded by the exons ATGGCGACTCCATACATGACTGCACCTCag GTGGGTTCGTACTTCGTAACGCAGTATTACTCAATGCTTCAGCAACGGCCGGAGTTCGTGCACCAGCTGTACTCCGACGCAAGTACTATGCTTCGTATTGATGGTCATACGCGCGAGACTGCTACTGCAATGCTG CAAATCCATACACTTGTTATGTCGATGCGTTTCACCTCAATTGAGATTAAGACGGCTCATTCCCTTGAATCATGGAATGGAGGAGTAATCGTTATGGTCACagggtctgtacagatcagggATTTCAGTGGGAAAAAGAAATTTGCTCAGACATTTTTTTTGGCTCCTCAGGAGAAAGGATTTTTTGTCCTCAATGATGTTTTTCACTTTATTGAAGAAGACCAAATTCATCCATATCCAGCTTCACTGATGGGGCAAACCAATCTTAATGTGAAGTTAAATACTTCTTCACCCATACCAGAGGCAG TGCCAAACTACATGATTAACGGAGGAATGCAGGCCAGGGACTACATACCTTCTGGTGAAATCAAAGAAAATGGTGCTGTTGATACGTATTCAATGCCTGAACAGAGGCTGCAGCAAGCTCCTGAAGTTGAAAATATTCTCGAAGTCAGTTCTAGAGAGCAGGCAAATAGTTTTCTTGAAAGCCCAATAAACCCCATACAAGAAATTCCACCATCACAGATAGAGGAATCAGTTGATGAGCCTCAAAAGCATACCTATGCTTCTATA TTACGCGCTGCAAAAGCACAGTCAGCAGTTTCTACTGCACTTCCATCATCTTCGAACAAGGCTGTGGCTGCTTCAGAATGGCAGCAACAAACCCAGCAATCTGCTGTCCAACAAGCTCAGCAGCAGACAAATACAACGCATGTTGCAAATGAGAATTTTATGTCAGACATGGGCGAGGAGGTTTCGGCTATAGAAGATAGAG CTGAAATAAAGTCAGTCTACGTGAGAAACTTGTTACCGAACGTATCCGCTTCTGAACTAGAGGAGGAGTTTATGAAATTTGGCCAGCTTACTGGTGAAGGCGTAGCCATCAGGAGGTTGAAG GACACTGATGTTTGTTATGCATTTGTTGAATTTGAAGATATTGACGCCGTCCAGAGTGCAATTAAG GCTGGTTCAGTCCAGATAGCCGGACGACAAGTATACATAGAGGAGAGAAGAGCAAACAGCAGCTTTGCACGTGGAA GGAGAGGGAGAGGCAGGGCTACATATCAGCCAGATGCTTCGAGGGGACGGTTTGGAGGTCGTAGTTATAGCAGGGGTGGTGGTGGTCAAGTTGGCGAGTTCAACAGACCACGAGGAAACGGCTATTACAGGCAAACTAGCCGACAAGACAAAGGGTATTCCACAACCCAAAGCATTTCAGAGTGA